The nucleotide sequence GTCGCTACATCAGGATACTTAGTGCAATGCGCATATTACTACAATTTATAGGCAAGCGTTCACGGCGCTATTTAGGTTCCCCGTGGCTGGTCTCGCTCAACATCAATTTCTTCGGTGTTGAAGTGCACCTTGCTATATTTGGCTTGCACGCTGCGTTTGATCCTGAGCATTTCTCTGAAGCACTCTTCGTTTCCGTGTAGCACCTCGAACTCGCGCCAGTCCTTCCAGAACTGTTCGTGTTTCTCCGGATCGCAGAGCTGGGCGCAGTAAATGAATATGGCACGAGCTCTGTCTATTTCTCCAAGACCTCTTTCCATCTGGATGTACATGCCACAGAGTTCGCGTGCGTATTCGTCGTCTACGAATTCGAGGCACTCCTGGTATATGTTTCTTGTTTGCACTATTCCGTAAAATTCGGCTGTTTTGGCCAGGTACAACTTGATCATGGTGAGTTGGTCACCCTTGTCCGCGCACTTGGTCGCGTCTTTCAATATCCCTAGGCAGCGCCTGACTAGCCCGAACTCCTCCTCCATGTGGGCGTAGAGGAAGTACAGGTACTTGACGTACTGCGCGGGCACGTCTCCAGTTTTGGAGTCCTGCCCCGGATTTAAGCAATGGTCGAATATGTCGCGTGCACGCTCCAGTTTGCTTCCGTGGTACCTGTTGACAAACTTGGTGAGGTACGGCAGGTAGAGGTAGTAGAGCTGCGGCCACTTAAACAGAGCGACACATTTCTCGAATACGCTGAAAGCGGCTTCAAAGTATCTATTGTCCTCCAGAAAGGTGGCGAAATTGAGCGCAATTTGCggcgtcaccaccttgagTTCGACCATGAGGTCAAACGTTGACCTGCAGGTTGCGATGGTCCCCAGGTTCTGCTCCAGGTCCAAACACAGACTCCAGAGCTTTACCGACCGATAcagccgctgctgcacatGGTTTGGATCCTTTTTGTTCCTCACATCAATAGCCTGCCTCGCTAAATCCAACGCTCTTCTGAAGTTCTGGTTCCTCAGGTGCATTTCCACCCAAGCGCACCAGATGGAGGCCAAATCGTCCACATACTTGAAATTCCCCTCCACAGCCTTTTCGTACACGTGATCAGCCGCGTCGATGTCTCCGGACGATTCGAAATGCGAAGCATATGCGGTCCACAGTTCGGTGACCCTGCCCACTGACCGCTTGGGGTCCACTGCAGCTACAGCCTGTTCAAATATTTGCTGCGTTTTGTTAGGGTCGTTCTGCATGAGCTGTGCGTAGTGCAGCCAGTTGTAGACGTTGTGGACGTTCTGCTTCAATTTGACGTTTGCCATGAGAATGGCGCgtgtgttgatgaggttcTCCAGCCTGTCCACGGTGATTATGACGTCGGTTGCGGCTCCCGCGGTTTTCTTACGCTCTTTGGCTAACTTTTCCAGGAACCTCGCGTACACTTCGAAGATTGTTGAGAAGTCTTGCACCGTTGTGACCGACTTCAATGCCTCCTGCAAAGTTTTAGCTGTTGGCGTGTCTAGAACTCACCTCATACACGTCGCGTGCGCTGTGCATCTGCCCCCTCAGTATATGTATGTCAGCCAGTATAACCCAAAGCTGGGCGACCTGGTCGCTGTACTTTCCGATTCCCTCCTTTATGATATCGTCGATCGGGATGCTGTGTATGTGGTGGGAGTTGTCTCTGACAAGCTCGCAGAGTTCCACCCACAGGTCATACTGCGACTTGCCGCTTTCGGAGACGAACTTGTCGTCATTCAGCAACTCACAGAGCACCACACAGGCCTCATCATACTGCTTGTGCCGTTTCAGCAATTCGTACAGCGTTTCCCTGTGGTTGGGCTTGAGCTGGATGTAGCGCCTGAGCACCGCCCTCCCCATCGGCAGCAGGTCCACCTCCTTGACGAACTGGAGGTAGTGGTTCCAGATCATCGCATGCTGAGTAATGGGCAGGTTGAGCAACGCTCGATCGTACGTGCGCCTTGCGCGCGTGATCATGTTCTGCGTGCGGAGGAACTGCCCGTAGAGCAGGTATATCGCCGGCGCGGCGTAGACATGAACCAGACAGTTTTCAAACACCCGGTTGATGCGCAGATACGCGGCCGGGTTTGCATAGAAAGGCGCTTTGATGGCCTCTATGCTGTCCCTAATGTAGCCGTACCATACTTTGTAACTCAGCGGCACGTACTTTACCGCCCGTTCATAGGTGGCCAGAATCCTTTCGGTGATTGGGTCGTTACCACGTTCCTGACCACTTGTAGCCGTACCATCGTTATGGTGTGGCACTTCGGACGCCACAGTCTCGAGTATGCATATATCCTTTATCCGGTACACCCTGGCGTTGCTGCCAGGCTGCCTCAGCGACTTGAGGAGTGCGATGTGGTCCACCCATGGCTTGCACAGGTCCGGGTACCTGTCTATTTCCTTATGGAATCGTTCGTCGTACAGTGCCGCCAGTTCCTCGTGTTTTTTGCGATCATATGTGGTATCCAGGTATGCCGCGGCGTCGTAGacatcgccgccggcgCCCGTGTGCCCGGATGGCCACTTTTGCGCCATCTGTGCTAGGCAGTACTATCACTCGTAATTAGCCGTATTATACTACAATATCCCGTCTCTATGCCGGCAACGAGACCAGATCACGCGGAGGTATGTGTCGACGTGCTTGACGCTTGTGATTCTGTGCTTACCATCCGCGATTCTCCCATCCTAACCATTACACCCAGAATATATGATTCTTCAGTGTTAGGATTTTTCTACAGTGTGTCACTGGTAGTGGGCGTATAACCCTGGAATCGTTTCCTCGACGTCAGCCCTACCAACCGCGTGCCCAGTGCACTAATGGAAGATTCCGCATCACTGCCTCCCGCCGTGATGCGCCGTATTCGAGTTTTATTCTGCCAGTGAGACCTTCGTTATGGACCGTTCGCCGGGGCGTCCCGTCCGCTACATACCGCGGCGCTCGGGTAACTCTAACTCAGATGACCAGAATGAGAACACTGTACGCGTCTGGGTCGGCAACATCCCACCTTCGGTAAACTTTTCGTCGTTAATATCGGCTCTGCGGGAGTGCGAACTACCCACGTGGACACATGTGTTACTGAGGAAGGGCGCCCATCGGAATTTCGCGTTTATTTCCTTCACCAATCATGAGGATGCCACATTGTGCGCACAGATTCTCCACCATCGCCGCGTCTTCCCAGGTGTGTTTGAGTAGCTATCTCTGCGTTCGATGCTGCTTGTCTGGATGCCTCCGGTTGTGCCTTCCGTTGTAGGCGGTACTGCGTCGCTGCACTTCGGGTTACACCGTAGCCCGGAAAAGCGTTGCACGTGCACACATAAAGGTGTTTGGCTGTGTGGCGGTGTTATTGCCTTTTCGTTTACTGGATTTCCACGATTGTGCTCTCTTGGGAGAGGCATCGCGGAGACCCTGCATGGACTTGTTTCCATtttatcatcatcatcatcatcatcatcatcatcattatCATCGTCATAACCATCCGTATGTACTTGTGAGAAGCCATCGCTACATGTGTTTGCCCAGTTATACGTTTGTGTACGTGTATACGTAAGAAATTGGCCGTAATATACGTTGCAGACTCTGACCTACCTCTGAAGGCGCAATTGGAGACGCCTCGCGATGGTGGCGATTTATCATCCACCACTGCCAATTCAGATGACTTAAAGGTCACATATGGCGGCAACCGCCAAAGATCGGGCTACAGACGCAACATGACCAGTACAACTCACGTGTACGAAATGTTGCAGGACGCAGACGAGTCGACGCTGTGGCACGTCTACAAAAACGAGGACGGCATCCCGTACTACTACAATCACATCACGGGTTGCACGCAGTGGGAGAGTCCGGTTCCACCGTTGGTCGCGGTTGCGAACTCGGTGAACGAGCGTACCCGTGGGGTGTCTCCGGACGGCGCAAATTTGTTTATTTTCCACATCCCGCCGTGCTGGACGGACAAAGATCTTGCTATGCACTTCACTCCTTTCGGCAACGTTGTTTCAGCCAGGGTGCAGAAAGACGGGAATGGACACAACGCAGGTTGGTGTTTGCTTGCTCTTATGTCTGCACTGTTCGCCGACACTGCTGACTGGCATTCAGGTTTCGGCTTCGTTAGTTACGACAACTGCCAaagtgcagctgcggcgctaCGCTTAATGAAGGGCTACGCCACTAACTCTAAATTTTTAAAGGTCGAGTACAAGATTAAGGACAGCCCACGCAGCTAAAGCACGCGCTACCGTGCGTTCGCGCCAATCACATAGGCCTCACGCTCACGTGAACGTACGTAATAACCTAGATATAGCTATGATTAGTGCGGCCACCAATATGCCCCCGAAAACCACGCGCATGACGACGGCGTTTAGCCTGCCCTGCTTGAGCAGTTTGGTAAGGTAGGCATCAGCCTCCTTGATGGAGAATTTCGTCTCCTGAACCTCCTTCTGTACATTGTATAAGACGTTGCGCTGCTCGTAGAGCTCCCCCGCGGCACTGGCTCCGATCATCTCCGTCTCCTGTGCCATCGCGCAGGAGG is from Babesia bigemina genome assembly Bbig001, chromosome : IV and encodes:
- a CDS encoding -CUGBP Elav-like family member 1, which encodes MDRSPGRPVRYIPRRSGNSNSDDQNENTVRVWVGNIPPSVNFSSLISALRECELPTWTHVLLRKGAHRNFAFISFTNHEDATLCAQILHHRRVFPDSDLPLKAQLETPRDGGDLSSTTANSDDLKVTYGGNRQRSGYRRNMTSTTHVYEMLQDADESTLWHVYKNEDGIPYYYNHITGCTQWESPVPPLVAVANSVNERTRGVSPDGANLFIFHIPPCWTDKDLAMHFTPFGNVVSARVQKDGNGHNAGWCLLALMSALFADTADWHSGFGFVSYDNCQSAAAALRLMKGYATNSKFLKVEYKIKDSPRS
- a CDS encoding XBA-binding protein 2, putative; translated protein: MAQKWPSGHTGAGGDVYDAAAYLDTTYDRKKHEELAALYDERFHKEIDRYPDLCKPWVDHIALLKSLRQPGSNARVYRIKDICILETVASEVPHHNDGTATSGQERGNDPITERILATYERAVKYVPLSYKVWYGYIRDSIEAIKAPFYANPAAYLRINRVFENCLVHVYAAPAIYLLYGQFLRTQNMITRARRTYDRALLNLPITQHAMIWNHYLQFVKEVDLLPMGRAVLRRYIQLKPNHRETLYELLKRHKQYDEACVVLCELLNDDKFVSESGKSQYDLWVELCELVRDNSHHIHSIPIDDIIKEGIGKYSDQVAQLWVILADIHILRGQMHSARDVYEEALKSVTTVQDFSTIFEVYARFLEKLAKERKKTAGAATDVIITVDRLENLINTRAILMANVKLKQNVHNVYNWLHYAQLMQNDPNKTQQIFEQAVAAVDPKRSVGRVTELWTAYASHFESSGDIDAADHVYEKAVEGNFKYVDDLASIWCAWVEMHLRNQNFRRALDLARQAIDVRNKKDPNHVQQRLYRSVKLWSLCLDLEQNLGTIATCRSTFDLMVELKVVTPQIALNFATFLEDNRYFEAAFSVFEKCVALFKWPQLYYLYLPYLTKFVNRYHGSKLERARDIFDHCLNPGQDSKTGDVPAQYVKYLYFLYAHMEEEFGLVRRCLGILKDATKCADKGDQLTMIKLYLAKTAEFYGIVQTRNIYQECLEFVDDEYARELCGMYIQMERGLGEIDRARAIFIYCAQLCDPEKHEQFWKDWREFEVLHGNEECFREMLRIKRSVQAKYSKVHFNTEEIDVERDQPRGT